Proteins encoded in a region of the Streptomyces akebiae genome:
- the cdgB gene encoding diguanylate cyclase CdgB, with translation METESEPYVRLTTLRQLHQVMADMNTARSLADTLQTVADGVVNGLGYELACVNLVRPDGDLVVAALSGNSAAEALITGRVGSRASWDRRLSMGEAWGDLRFIPHTEGWVLDEDDVPQWYTDGPAPRFEDEWHPSDRLFAPMYTPGAGGASCGELLGVVSVDRPRNGRRPGAWGREALQMYAFQAAIAISNARLRANMQRALVRLEREQQALRASEESFRQAFEYAPSGMAIAEMGGDQHGRILRTNDALCRLLGRPASAMRRYAFSDLVHPEDIGTLLRTSAEGGRAELRLGRRDGTYVWVSLRNSVVADAADGPRFLLTHVEDIEERKRRELQLAHRASHDALTGLPNSAELRSRLSARLCQRPQSLPAGAAADSMNAAFGQFGEQVDGGGHGEFGEFGAEQAARLPHPSFDAYEAAGHAFDFHAAGGPYDAFDHHVHTVAPENERDDGTKGLAVLFCDLDGFKSINDRFGHNAGDAVLIEVARRLSRGVRDGDTVARLGGDEFVVLADGLGRADAQDLAVRLRNEIIQPIRVDGRAMRVGASFGIGWAHCGMTADEVLKSADERMYVEKRSRPRQHRRAG, from the coding sequence ATGGAGACCGAGTCGGAGCCCTACGTCCGTCTGACGACGCTGCGGCAGCTGCACCAGGTGATGGCGGACATGAACACCGCGCGCAGCCTGGCCGACACGCTGCAGACCGTCGCCGACGGTGTGGTCAACGGCCTGGGCTACGAACTGGCCTGCGTGAACCTCGTCCGTCCCGACGGCGACCTGGTCGTCGCCGCCCTCTCCGGGAACAGCGCCGCCGAGGCCCTGATCACCGGGCGTGTCGGCTCCCGCGCCTCCTGGGACCGCCGGCTGAGCATGGGCGAGGCCTGGGGCGACCTGCGGTTCATACCGCACACCGAGGGCTGGGTGCTCGACGAGGACGACGTGCCCCAGTGGTACACCGACGGCCCCGCGCCCCGCTTCGAGGACGAGTGGCACCCCTCCGACCGGCTCTTCGCGCCGATGTACACCCCGGGCGCCGGTGGCGCCTCCTGCGGCGAGCTGCTCGGTGTCGTCTCCGTGGACCGGCCGCGGAACGGTCGCCGACCGGGCGCGTGGGGACGCGAAGCGCTCCAGATGTACGCCTTCCAGGCCGCCATCGCGATCAGCAACGCTCGGCTGCGCGCCAACATGCAGCGTGCACTGGTCAGGCTCGAAAGGGAGCAGCAGGCGCTGCGCGCCAGCGAGGAATCCTTCCGGCAGGCGTTCGAGTACGCCCCGAGCGGTATGGCCATCGCCGAGATGGGCGGCGACCAGCACGGCCGGATCCTGCGGACCAACGACGCCCTGTGCCGGCTGCTGGGGCGGCCCGCCTCCGCCATGCGGCGATACGCGTTCTCCGACCTCGTCCACCCCGAGGACATAGGCACCCTGCTGCGCACCTCCGCCGAGGGCGGACGCGCCGAGCTGCGGCTCGGGCGCCGCGACGGGACGTACGTGTGGGTGTCGCTGCGCAACAGCGTGGTCGCGGACGCCGCCGACGGGCCCCGCTTCCTGCTCACCCACGTCGAGGACATCGAGGAGCGCAAGCGGCGCGAGCTCCAGCTCGCGCACCGGGCCTCGCACGACGCCCTCACGGGCCTGCCGAACTCCGCCGAGCTGCGCTCGCGCCTCTCCGCCCGTCTCTGCCAGCGGCCCCAGTCCCTCCCGGCAGGCGCGGCGGCCGACTCGATGAACGCGGCCTTCGGGCAGTTCGGTGAGCAGGTGGACGGCGGCGGGCACGGGGAGTTCGGGGAGTTCGGCGCCGAGCAGGCGGCGCGGCTGCCGCACCCGTCGTTCGACGCGTACGAGGCCGCCGGGCACGCCTTCGACTTCCACGCGGCCGGTGGGCCGTACGACGCCTTCGACCACCATGTGCACACCGTCGCGCCCGAGAACGAGCGGGACGACGGGACCAAGGGGCTCGCGGTGCTCTTCTGCGACCTCGACGGGTTCAAGTCGATCAACGACCGGTTCGGGCACAACGCGGGGGACGCCGTCCTCATCGAGGTGGCCCGGCGGCTCAGCCGGGGCGTGCGCGACGGCGACACCGTGGCCCGGCTCGGCGGTGACGAGTTCGTCGTCCTCGCCGACGGGCTCGGCCGCGCGGACGCCCAGGACCTCGCCGTACGCCTGCGCAACGAGATCATCCAGCCGATTCGCGTCGACGGTCGCGCGATGCGTGTCGGTGCCAGTTTCGGCATCGGATGGGCCCACTGCGGAATGACGGCGGACGAGGTGTTGAAATCAGCTGACGAGCGGATGTACGTCGAGAAACGATCTCGTCCCAGACAGCACAGGCGGGCCGGATAG
- a CDS encoding 1-phosphofructokinase: protein MILTVTLNTALDITYRVRDLRTHATHRVTEVTERPGGKGLNVARVLAALGHEVTVTGFVGGATGRAVQDRLTHTPGVVDALVPVEGATRRTIAVADASGNTTQLNEPGPLVTPAEWSAFQEAYADLLRSASVVALCGSLPPGVPVGAYAGLVRTARTLSVPVLLDTSGEPLRRGVAARPDMVKPNTDELAELTGSHEPSRATRDARRRGAQAVVASLGPDGLLAHTPEGHWRATPPRRLRGNPTGAGDSAVAGLLSGLVDRLPWPDRLARAVALSAATVLTPVAGEFDRQAYEELVGQVAVTGEVTAA from the coding sequence GTGATCCTCACGGTCACACTGAACACCGCTCTCGACATCACCTACCGCGTACGGGACCTCAGGACCCACGCCACGCACCGGGTGACCGAGGTCACCGAACGGCCCGGCGGCAAGGGCCTGAACGTGGCCCGGGTGCTCGCGGCCCTCGGCCACGAGGTGACGGTCACCGGTTTCGTCGGCGGCGCGACCGGCCGGGCCGTGCAGGACCGGCTCACGCACACACCGGGCGTCGTGGACGCGCTGGTGCCGGTGGAGGGCGCGACACGCCGGACGATCGCCGTGGCCGACGCGAGCGGGAACACGACCCAGCTCAACGAACCGGGCCCGCTCGTCACGCCCGCCGAGTGGTCCGCCTTCCAGGAGGCGTACGCCGATCTGCTGCGCTCCGCCTCGGTGGTGGCCCTGTGCGGCAGTCTGCCGCCGGGGGTACCGGTGGGCGCGTACGCGGGCCTGGTCCGTACGGCCCGCACGCTGTCCGTGCCGGTCCTGCTGGACACCAGCGGCGAGCCGTTGCGTCGCGGGGTGGCGGCCCGACCCGACATGGTGAAGCCGAACACCGACGAACTGGCGGAACTCACCGGCTCCCACGAGCCGTCCCGCGCGACCCGGGACGCCCGCCGCCGCGGCGCGCAGGCGGTCGTCGCCTCCCTCGGCCCGGACGGTCTCCTCGCCCACACCCCCGAGGGCCACTGGCGTGCCACCCCGCCCCGCCGTCTGCGCGGCAACCCGACCGGGGCCGGCGACTCTGCGGTGGCGGGCCTCCTGTCGGGCCTGGTCGACCGCCTCCCCTGGCCCGACCGCCTGGCCCGCGCGGTGGCCCTGTCGGCCGCGACCGTGCTGACGCCGGTGGCGGGCGAGTTCGACCGTCAGGCGTACGAGGAGCTGGTGGGGCAGGTGGCGGTGACGGGGGAGGTCACGGCGGCGTGA
- a CDS encoding CBM35 domain-containing protein, with translation MTPGNNGASTPEDDDPFGYLYADGQARGAQPPTGSYGYPNAVNRVRPVGERQYGQQTQQAPQAATAQYGQVPQQGYGQPQGAPGQPNAHYQAPESFSGGAPTTRQQGYGNGGGGGRGRGPNTKGLLIGAIAVVAAVVIGISVAMLGGDDSDNASGNDTGASTGPTTQESTDPSPSASKSKDAETAELPKAEAKTLLLGGNAAIASDVPGAKSEGGFYVGNFNSVGSSITWKVEDVPAGGKYTLYVIYGVPGKKADATLTVNGTAQTRPLNLDNFAKGPEGDYEKGWTNTYASIQLNKGSNEVKISCEDGNSCDVNFDQLYLEKGWKS, from the coding sequence ATGACGCCCGGCAACAACGGCGCGAGCACGCCCGAGGACGACGACCCGTTCGGCTACCTCTACGCCGACGGACAGGCCCGAGGAGCCCAGCCGCCCACCGGGAGCTACGGCTACCCGAACGCGGTCAACCGGGTGCGACCGGTCGGCGAGCGGCAGTACGGGCAGCAGACCCAGCAGGCCCCGCAGGCAGCCACCGCGCAGTACGGGCAGGTCCCGCAGCAGGGATACGGCCAGCCGCAGGGCGCCCCCGGCCAGCCGAACGCGCACTACCAGGCCCCCGAGAGCTTCTCCGGCGGTGCCCCGACGACGCGTCAGCAGGGATACGGCAACGGCGGGGGCGGCGGCCGGGGCCGTGGCCCCAACACCAAGGGCCTCCTCATCGGCGCGATCGCCGTGGTGGCCGCCGTGGTGATCGGCATCAGCGTCGCCATGCTCGGCGGCGACGACTCCGACAACGCCTCGGGCAACGACACCGGCGCCTCCACCGGCCCCACCACCCAGGAGAGCACCGACCCCAGCCCGTCGGCCAGCAAGTCCAAGGACGCGGAGACCGCCGAACTCCCCAAGGCCGAGGCCAAGACCCTCCTCCTCGGCGGCAACGCGGCCATCGCCTCCGACGTCCCCGGCGCGAAGTCGGAGGGCGGGTTCTATGTGGGGAACTTCAACTCGGTCGGCTCGTCCATCACCTGGAAGGTGGAGGACGTCCCGGCGGGCGGCAAGTACACGCTCTACGTCATCTACGGAGTCCCGGGCAAGAAGGCCGACGCCACCCTCACGGTCAACGGCACGGCCCAGACCCGCCCGCTCAACCTGGACAACTTCGCCAAGGGCCCCGAGGGCGACTACGAGAAGGGCTGGACGAACACCTACGCGTCCATCCAGCTCAACAAGGGCAGCAACGAAGTCAAGATCTCCTGCGAGGACGGCAACTCCTGCGACGTCAACTTCGACCAGCTGTACCTGGAAAAGGGCTGGAAGAGCTGA
- the nagA gene encoding N-acetylglucosamine-6-phosphate deacetylase, with protein MAPTLSGTGSDRSAPSGAARPDAGSDSTPSGARGTARPAPTHPRSPNPSQPYVLEGANVVLPTGTVKNARLTIDGTKITESAPENAHTIDVRGHWLVPGFIDLHNHGGGGASFTSGTVDDVLTGIRTHRLHGTTTLVASTVTDDMDGLAHRAGLLSELAEQGDIAGIHFEGPFISPCRKGAHSEELLRDPDPAEVRKLIDAARGRAAMVTLATELPGGLDSVRLLAEHGVIAAIGHTDATYEQTVQAIDAGATVATHLFNAMPPLGHREPGPIAALLEDERITVELINDGTHLHPAALQLAFRHAGAERVAFITDAMDAAGFGDGLYTLGPLAVEVVDGVARLVEGGSIAGSTLTQDRAFKRAVTVDRLPVEDAVAALSANPAKLLGLYDRVGSLEPGKDADLVLLDADFELQGVLRRGEWVVDPQLG; from the coding sequence ATGGCCCCCACACTTTCCGGCACCGGGTCCGACAGGAGCGCCCCGTCAGGGGCCGCGCGTCCTGACGCCGGTTCCGACAGCACCCCTTCAGGGGCGCGGGGAACCGCGCGACCAGCCCCCACACACCCGCGGTCGCCGAACCCATCGCAGCCGTACGTCCTCGAAGGCGCCAACGTCGTCCTCCCCACCGGCACCGTGAAAAACGCCCGTCTCACCATCGACGGCACCAAGATCACCGAAAGCGCCCCCGAGAACGCCCACACCATCGACGTCCGCGGCCACTGGCTGGTCCCCGGCTTCATCGACCTCCACAACCACGGTGGCGGCGGAGCCTCCTTCACCTCCGGCACCGTCGACGACGTACTGACAGGCATCCGCACCCACCGCCTCCACGGCACCACCACCCTCGTCGCCTCCACGGTCACCGACGACATGGACGGACTCGCCCACCGCGCCGGCCTGCTCTCCGAACTCGCCGAACAGGGCGACATCGCCGGCATCCACTTCGAGGGCCCCTTCATCTCCCCCTGCCGCAAGGGCGCCCACTCGGAGGAACTGCTCCGCGACCCCGACCCGGCGGAGGTCCGCAAGCTGATCGACGCGGCGCGCGGCCGGGCCGCCATGGTCACCCTCGCCACCGAACTCCCCGGCGGCCTCGACTCCGTGCGCCTCCTCGCCGAACACGGCGTCATCGCGGCGATCGGACACACGGACGCGACGTACGAGCAGACGGTTCAGGCCATCGACGCGGGCGCGACCGTGGCCACCCACCTCTTCAACGCGATGCCGCCGCTCGGCCACCGCGAGCCCGGCCCGATCGCCGCGCTCCTGGAGGACGAGCGGATCACCGTCGAGCTGATCAACGACGGCACCCATCTCCACCCCGCCGCCCTCCAGCTGGCGTTCCGTCACGCGGGCGCCGAGCGGGTCGCGTTCATCACCGACGCCATGGACGCGGCCGGCTTCGGCGACGGCCTCTACACGCTCGGCCCGCTGGCGGTCGAGGTCGTGGACGGTGTGGCCCGTCTGGTGGAGGGCGGCTCGATCGCGGGCTCGACCCTCACCCAGGACCGCGCCTTCAAACGGGCCGTCACCGTGGACCGCCTCCCCGTCGAGGACGCCGTCGCCGCCCTCTCCGCCAACCCGGCGAAACTCCTCGGCCTCTACGACCGCGTCGGCTCCCTGGAGCCCGGCAAGGACGCCGACCTCGTCCTCCTCGACGCGGACTTCGAGCTCCAGGGGGTACTGCGCAGGGGCGAGTGGGTGGTCGATCCTCAACTGGGCTGA
- a CDS encoding flavin reductase family protein, translated as MSEDEFRAAMSRLAAGVVLVTAHEAALDPDGPRGEDVGMTATSFMSVSLDPPLVLVSLREGSRMDDLLAEQPLWAVSVLSDHQRTVAARFAMKNRVSDRLLFDSVPHTRGSTSDAPLIDGALATLECRTEQRVAAGDHTLVIGRVLSATSPTSAGTDTGPLTHFRGRYRQLSP; from the coding sequence GTGAGTGAAGACGAGTTCCGTGCCGCGATGTCCCGACTGGCGGCGGGTGTGGTCCTGGTGACCGCGCACGAGGCGGCGCTGGACCCGGACGGGCCGCGCGGCGAAGACGTCGGCATGACGGCCACCTCCTTCATGTCCGTGTCCCTCGACCCACCCCTCGTGCTGGTGAGTCTCCGCGAGGGCTCCCGCATGGACGACCTCCTCGCCGAGCAGCCCCTGTGGGCGGTCTCCGTCCTCTCCGACCACCAGCGCACCGTCGCGGCCCGCTTCGCCATGAAGAACCGCGTGAGCGACCGCCTCCTCTTCGACTCCGTCCCCCACACCCGGGGCAGCACCAGCGACGCCCCTCTGATCGACGGCGCCCTCGCCACCCTGGAATGCCGCACCGAGCAACGTGTGGCGGCCGGCGACCACACCCTGGTCATCGGCAGAGTCCTGAGCGCGACCTCCCCGACCTCCGCGGGCACGGACACAGGCCCGCTCACACACTTCCGGGGCCGCTACAGGCAGCTGTCCCCGTAA
- a CDS encoding ROK family protein, with protein MRHVIALDVGGTGMKAALVGAGTAPAGEAPPGAPVLLHQARLATGRERGPEAVVASILDFAAELRAYGVRHFGEPAVAAGVAVPGIVDSERGTAVYAANLGWRDVPLRALLAERLGGIPVALGHDVRTGGLAEGRVGAGRGADRYLFVALGTGIAGAIGVDGRVEAGAHGFAGEIGHIVVRPGGIPCPCGQYGCLERYASAAAVSQAWAEACGEPEADAADCAKAVESGDPRASAVWQHAVDALADGLVTALTLLDPRTLIIGGGLAEAGDTLFAPLRTAVEHRVTFQKVPTIVPAALGDTAGSLGAGLMAWDLLAPTHPTDPTAPSEVTT; from the coding sequence GTGAGACATGTCATCGCCCTCGATGTGGGCGGCACCGGGATGAAGGCCGCACTGGTCGGGGCCGGCACCGCGCCCGCCGGGGAAGCACCCCCCGGCGCCCCCGTCCTGCTGCACCAGGCGCGCCTGGCGACCGGTCGCGAGCGCGGGCCGGAGGCCGTCGTCGCGTCGATCCTCGACTTCGCCGCCGAGCTGCGCGCGTACGGCGTGCGGCACTTCGGCGAACCCGCGGTCGCCGCCGGGGTCGCCGTGCCCGGCATCGTCGACTCCGAGCGGGGCACAGCCGTCTACGCCGCCAACCTCGGCTGGCGTGACGTCCCGCTGCGCGCGCTCCTCGCCGAGCGCCTCGGCGGCATCCCGGTCGCCCTCGGCCACGACGTGCGCACCGGAGGGCTCGCGGAGGGGCGCGTGGGCGCGGGCCGGGGAGCCGACCGCTATCTCTTCGTGGCGCTGGGCACCGGCATCGCCGGTGCGATAGGCGTCGACGGCCGGGTGGAGGCGGGCGCCCACGGCTTCGCGGGCGAGATCGGCCACATCGTCGTACGCCCCGGCGGCATCCCGTGCCCCTGCGGGCAGTACGGCTGTCTGGAGCGGTACGCCTCGGCGGCGGCCGTCAGCCAGGCCTGGGCGGAGGCCTGCGGGGAACCCGAGGCCGACGCGGCGGACTGCGCCAAGGCCGTCGAGTCGGGCGACCCGCGCGCGAGCGCCGTCTGGCAGCACGCCGTCGACGCCCTCGCCGACGGCCTCGTCACCGCCCTCACCCTCCTCGACCCCCGCACCCTCATCATCGGCGGCGGCCTGGCGGAGGCCGGTGACACCCTGTTCGCCCCTCTGCGCACCGCCGTGGAACACCGGGTGACCTTCCAGAAGGTCCCCACCATCGTCCCCGCCGCCCTGGGCGACACCGCGGGCAGCCTCGGTGCCGGCCTGATGGCCTGGGACCTCCTCGCCCCCACACACCCCACGGACCCCACGGCCCCTTCGGAGGTAACCACCTGA